The DNA window AACCATTTAAAATTATAATTAGATGTAAATGGTTGGGCATGATACAAAAGTAGTCCACCTCTGTACCTTCAATACGATATAGCCTCTTCATAGCTGCCCTAATAATACCTTCAAGGCCTACAAGGTGTGGTTTATTGTGTCTAGAACAGATGGTTACAAAGTAGGGGCCGTTAGCGGAGTAGTTGTAATGCTTTAATCTGATGTCTTTAATGTTTTTCATTAGTCTTGTTGTCTAATTTGTTTGTAGCTGCCCCATTTATGGGGCGTTTGTATTAATAGCCTGATAAATCAGGCGGCTACAAGGAAAATAAATGTAGCTGCCCCATTCATGGGGCAAAAATAAATAGCCCGATAAATCGGGCAGCTACAGTGTTGCTGGCAAACTGAACGGGCGATTACAACTGATTATACCCCCGTAATCACGAAGGGTTTTTCGGTGCTGAGGCCCTGGTCGTCGTAGGCGACTATGCGTACAAGGTTCAGCCCCCTGATTATGGGTATCCGGGCGGTGAAGTCGCGCTCGCTGGTGCGGTTTTTGTTGTATTCATAAAAAACCTTGGCGTCGTTCACCATGACGTACACACCCCTTACGTCCTGGTCGTCTTCCACGTGGAACTCGATGTCGACGTCGCCGCTTCTTGTTGTGAGCACGCCTTCCTTTAGCGTTATTATGGGCGGCCTTAAGGGTAGGAACGATACGGGTATGATATCCCTGACCGCTTCATTATGCTCCGGGGCGTATCTGTAGACCTCACTGACGTCTTGTGCCTTTACCCAGCCCCTGTAGCCGCCGCTTAGCGGCACGCGGTACCAGCCGTCCGCCTGCCCGTCGGCCTTGATTACACTCTCGGCAAGGAGCGGCGCAAGCACGGGCGATAGGTCTGACCTGCCGCCATATACACGGGCGCCCTTGCCGGATATCTTGAGCGCAGTGTGATACGGTTTTATGTCGACGTCGATGTGTTTCTTCTCTATGGGGAGCAGGAGC is part of the Candidatus Bathyanammoxibius amoris genome and encodes:
- a CDS encoding transposase, translated to MKNIKDIRLKHYNYSANGPYFVTICSRHNKPHLVGLEGIIRAAMKRLYRIEGTEVDYFCIMPNHLHLIIILNGCSIPLGEIVRRLKAQVSKEAGFRVWQPNYYEHVIRNEKALNKIREYIKNNPVKEIIEFEQFYKL